In Amia ocellicauda isolate fAmiCal2 chromosome 7, fAmiCal2.hap1, whole genome shotgun sequence, one genomic interval encodes:
- the mul3 gene encoding mitochondrial ubiquitin ligase activator of nfkb 1-A isoform X2, producing the protein MQCNSRVNLAINTMSDIPISSLTLICVGSSFAFSGLFYHLCKQKRQEIQKLKEIPKFQPNEELLKILKASPHKRLQYVAIEGQIEPDGEPLFSQYVPRCFGVIQRVIVQEHWKVWNSITKTWAHTKKNNKQSTNTVPFSLVSFGSGVSVKVQSPLEASGLYLEQVYRRLRTAKEGFMGFVAQEITQEKPKVLEECEELLRVGATLTGFGELVLERGRVLKLLPPRDGREYILVATDYKSFLQRHEDSVTMWKLLTAVFGIAGTALLAWAIYKAYCRQNVKRDK; encoded by the exons ATGCAATGCAACTCACGGGTCAACCTTGCAAT TAACACAATGAGTGATATTCCCATCAGTTCGCTGACTTTAATCTGTGTGGGATCCAGCTTCgccttctctgggctgttttatCATTTATGCAAACAAAAGAGACAAGAAATCCAAAAGCTTAAG GAAATACCGAAGTTTCAGCCTAATGAAGAGTTATTAAAGATTCTTAAAGCATCACCCCACAAACGTCTCCAGTATGTTGCAATTGAAG GACAAATTGAGCCAGATGGTGAGCCGCTATTCAGCCAGTATGTCCCAAGATGCTTTGGGGTGATTCAGAGAGTCATCGTTCAGGAGCACTGGAAAGTGTGGAACTCCATCACAAAGACATG GGCGCACACCAAGAAGAACAACAAGCAGTCAACGAACACAGTACCGTTCAGCCTGGTGTCCTTCGGCAGTGGGGTGTCGGTGAAGGTGCAGTCTCCGCTGGAGGCCTCGGGCCTTTATCTGGAGCAAGTTTACCGGCGCCTGCGTACAGCCAAGGAGGGATTCATGGGCTTTGTGGCTCAGGAAATAACCCAGGAGAAGCCAAAAGTCCTAGAGGAATGTGAGGAGCTGCTGCGAGTGGGGGCCACATTGACAGGGTTTGGAGAGCTGGTCCTTGAGCGAGGCCGTGTCCTGAAGCTGCTTCCCCCTCGGGATGGCCGGGAGTACATCCTCGTGGCCACTGACTACAAGAGCTTCCTGCAGCGGCACGAGGATTCGGTGACAATGTGGAAACTGCTGACCGCTGTTTTTGGGATTGCAGGAACTGCTCTCCTGGCTTGGGCTATTTACAAAGCATACTGTAGACAGAATGTAAAGCGGGATAAGTAG
- the mul3 gene encoding mitochondrial ubiquitin ligase activator of nfkb 1-A isoform X1, whose protein sequence is MYTICCVVCSSSYYANTMSDIPISSLTLICVGSSFAFSGLFYHLCKQKRQEIQKLKEIPKFQPNEELLKILKASPHKRLQYVAIEGQIEPDGEPLFSQYVPRCFGVIQRVIVQEHWKVWNSITKTWAHTKKNNKQSTNTVPFSLVSFGSGVSVKVQSPLEASGLYLEQVYRRLRTAKEGFMGFVAQEITQEKPKVLEECEELLRVGATLTGFGELVLERGRVLKLLPPRDGREYILVATDYKSFLQRHEDSVTMWKLLTAVFGIAGTALLAWAIYKAYCRQNVKRDK, encoded by the exons ATGTATACAATCTGTTGCGTTGTTTGTAGCTCATCATATTATGC TAACACAATGAGTGATATTCCCATCAGTTCGCTGACTTTAATCTGTGTGGGATCCAGCTTCgccttctctgggctgttttatCATTTATGCAAACAAAAGAGACAAGAAATCCAAAAGCTTAAG GAAATACCGAAGTTTCAGCCTAATGAAGAGTTATTAAAGATTCTTAAAGCATCACCCCACAAACGTCTCCAGTATGTTGCAATTGAAG GACAAATTGAGCCAGATGGTGAGCCGCTATTCAGCCAGTATGTCCCAAGATGCTTTGGGGTGATTCAGAGAGTCATCGTTCAGGAGCACTGGAAAGTGTGGAACTCCATCACAAAGACATG GGCGCACACCAAGAAGAACAACAAGCAGTCAACGAACACAGTACCGTTCAGCCTGGTGTCCTTCGGCAGTGGGGTGTCGGTGAAGGTGCAGTCTCCGCTGGAGGCCTCGGGCCTTTATCTGGAGCAAGTTTACCGGCGCCTGCGTACAGCCAAGGAGGGATTCATGGGCTTTGTGGCTCAGGAAATAACCCAGGAGAAGCCAAAAGTCCTAGAGGAATGTGAGGAGCTGCTGCGAGTGGGGGCCACATTGACAGGGTTTGGAGAGCTGGTCCTTGAGCGAGGCCGTGTCCTGAAGCTGCTTCCCCCTCGGGATGGCCGGGAGTACATCCTCGTGGCCACTGACTACAAGAGCTTCCTGCAGCGGCACGAGGATTCGGTGACAATGTGGAAACTGCTGACCGCTGTTTTTGGGATTGCAGGAACTGCTCTCCTGGCTTGGGCTATTTACAAAGCATACTGTAGACAGAATGTAAAGCGGGATAAGTAG
- the mul3 gene encoding mitochondrial ubiquitin ligase activator of nfkb 1-A isoform X3 gives MSDIPISSLTLICVGSSFAFSGLFYHLCKQKRQEIQKLKEIPKFQPNEELLKILKASPHKRLQYVAIEGQIEPDGEPLFSQYVPRCFGVIQRVIVQEHWKVWNSITKTWAHTKKNNKQSTNTVPFSLVSFGSGVSVKVQSPLEASGLYLEQVYRRLRTAKEGFMGFVAQEITQEKPKVLEECEELLRVGATLTGFGELVLERGRVLKLLPPRDGREYILVATDYKSFLQRHEDSVTMWKLLTAVFGIAGTALLAWAIYKAYCRQNVKRDK, from the exons ATGAGTGATATTCCCATCAGTTCGCTGACTTTAATCTGTGTGGGATCCAGCTTCgccttctctgggctgttttatCATTTATGCAAACAAAAGAGACAAGAAATCCAAAAGCTTAAG GAAATACCGAAGTTTCAGCCTAATGAAGAGTTATTAAAGATTCTTAAAGCATCACCCCACAAACGTCTCCAGTATGTTGCAATTGAAG GACAAATTGAGCCAGATGGTGAGCCGCTATTCAGCCAGTATGTCCCAAGATGCTTTGGGGTGATTCAGAGAGTCATCGTTCAGGAGCACTGGAAAGTGTGGAACTCCATCACAAAGACATG GGCGCACACCAAGAAGAACAACAAGCAGTCAACGAACACAGTACCGTTCAGCCTGGTGTCCTTCGGCAGTGGGGTGTCGGTGAAGGTGCAGTCTCCGCTGGAGGCCTCGGGCCTTTATCTGGAGCAAGTTTACCGGCGCCTGCGTACAGCCAAGGAGGGATTCATGGGCTTTGTGGCTCAGGAAATAACCCAGGAGAAGCCAAAAGTCCTAGAGGAATGTGAGGAGCTGCTGCGAGTGGGGGCCACATTGACAGGGTTTGGAGAGCTGGTCCTTGAGCGAGGCCGTGTCCTGAAGCTGCTTCCCCCTCGGGATGGCCGGGAGTACATCCTCGTGGCCACTGACTACAAGAGCTTCCTGCAGCGGCACGAGGATTCGGTGACAATGTGGAAACTGCTGACCGCTGTTTTTGGGATTGCAGGAACTGCTCTCCTGGCTTGGGCTATTTACAAAGCATACTGTAGACAGAATGTAAAGCGGGATAAGTAG
- the eif2b5 gene encoding translation initiation factor eIF2B subunit epsilon, with protein MAGKVGKQSRGTAGSGFANRKGPAGQEEEEQALQAVLIADSFSRRFFPISKDQPRALFPLANVAMIDYTLEFLTATGVQETFVFCCWMSNKIKEHLLKSKWCRPTSPNTVHIITSELYRSLGDVLRDVDAKTLVRSDFLLVYGDVVSNIDVTQALQEHRNRRKAEKNISVMTMIFKESSPGHRSRCKEDDVIVAVDSKSNQVLHYQKTYGLQKLQFPMNIFHSGSDEIEVRHDLLDCHISICSPQVAELFTDNFDYQTRNDFVRGLLVNEEILGNQIHMHVTGHEYGARVSNLLMYDVVSSDIVRRWVYPLTPEMNFTDQEGQACTHSRHNVYRGAGVSLGHGSQMVENVLIGQGTNIGANCHISNSVIGNNCTIGDNVILDRAYIWNNVCIANNSHIKQSVLCDNVEVKEGVTLNPQCVLAFNVVIGANVTLPEGTVVSMHHPDEEDKEDEDEFLSDDAEVSNSQAKTKLKAFSTAAVGTEGKGYIWRASSLTEEEELTQCLWDLELNPDPESDSESEMSEGSHDLDSRGVSPELDDVNVFQVEVLGTLQRGMEENIGCDNLVLEINSLKYAYNITLKEVMQILTKVVLEFPFQQQGPELTASQYSTILTPLLKRWAPVFKNYIKRAQDHLDCLSAIEEFFLDHDSHWSAMVKVLMNVYQLEILAEEAIMHWFSQGASSEKSKQLRKNQGLLKFIQWLEEAEDESSEEDGE; from the exons ATGGCAGGTAAAGTTGGGAAACAGAGCCGTGGCACCGCTGGCAGTGGCTTTGCAAACAGGAAAGGTCCTGCCGGGcaagaggaagaggagcaggCGCTTCAGGCTGTCTTGATTGCTGACAGCTTCAGTCGGAGGTTTTTCCCCATTTCCAAAGACCAGCCCAGG GCATTGTTCCCATTGGCCAATGTGGCCATGATTGACTACACCCTGGAGTTCCTCACAGCCACTGGTGTCCAGGAAACCTTTGTCTTTTGCTGCTGGATGTCCAATAAAATCAAAGAGCACTTGCT GAAGTCTAAGTGGTGCCGCCCAACCTCCCCGAACACAGTACACATCATCACCTCAGAACTGTACCGTTCTCTGGGGGATGTGCTAAGAGATGTTGACGCCAAGACCCTTGTGCGGTCTGACTTCCTCCTAGTCTATGGGGATGTGGTATCCAACATCGATGTCACTCAGGCGCTGCAGGAACACAG GAATCGTCGTAAGGCTGAAAAGAACATCTCGGTGATGACCATGATTTTCAAAGAGTCATCGCCAGGTCATAGGTCACGGTGCAAAGAGGATGACGTCATTGTTGCTGTGGACAGCAAGAGCAACCAGGTTCTCCATTACCAGAAGACCTATGGCTTGCAAAAACTCCAGTTCCCCATG AATATCTTCCACAGTggtagtgatgagattgaagtCCGTCATGATCTTCTCGACTGCCACATTAGTATCTGCTCCCCACAG GTGGCAGAGTTGTTCACTGACAACTTCGACTACCAGACAAGAAATGACTTTGTCCGAGGACTCCTCGTCAATGAAGAG ATTTTGGGGAACCAGATCCACATGCATGTGACTGGGCATGAGTATGGGGCGCGGGTGTCCAACCTGCTGATGTACGACGTGGTGTCCTCCGACATTGTGCGCCGCTGGGTGTACCCGCTCACCCCAGAGATGAACTTCACTGACCAGGAAGGCCAGGCCTGCACGCACTCCCGACACAATGTGTATCGTGGGGCGGGGGTCAGTCTGGGCCATGGCAGCCAGATGGTGGAGAATGTACTGATTGGCCAGGGCACCAACATCGGCGCTAATTGCCACATCTCAAATAGTGTCATCGGCAACAATTGCACCATAG GGGACAATGTGATTCTGGACAGGGCCTATATCTGGAATAATGTGTGCATCGCTAACAACTCTCATATCAAGCAGTCAGTCCTCTGTGACAATGTGGAGGTGAAGGAGGGAGTCACACTGAATCCACAGTGCGTCCTTGCCTttaat GTGGTGATTGGGGCCAATGTGACGCTGCCGGAAGGCACAGTGGTGTCGATGCACCACCCTGATGAGGAGGATAAGGAGGACGAAGATGAGTTTCTGAGTGATGATGCAGAGGTCAGCAACAGCCAGGCCAAAACTAAGTTAAAag CTTTCAGTACAGCTGCAGTTGGAACAGAAGGCAAAGGTTACATATGGAGAGCAAGCAGTCTGACGGAGGAAGAGGAGCTGACCCAGTGCTTGTGGG ACCTGGAGCTGAATCCTGATCCAGAGAGTGATAGTGAGAGCGAGATGAGCGAGGGGTCCCACGACCTGGACAGCCGGGGTGTTTCTCCTGAGCTTGATGATGTCAATG TCTTTCAGGTGGAAGTGCTGGGGACTCTGCAGAGAGGAATGGAGGAGAATATTGGCTGTGACAACCTGGTGCTGGAGATCAATTCTCTTAA GTATGCCTATAACATCACTTTGAAGGAGGTGATGCAGATCTTGACTAAAGTGGTGTTGGAGTTTCCCTTTCAACAGCAAGGACCAGAGCTGACCGCttcacagtacagcacaatacTCACTCCT CTCTTAAAGAGATGGGCCCCAGTCTTTAAAAATTACATCAAGAGAGCCCAAGACCACTTGGATTGCTTGTCTGCTATTGAAGAGTTTTTCTTGGATCATGATTCTCATTGGAGTGCAATGGTCAAA GTTTTGATGAATGTATACCAGCTGGAAATTTTGGCTGAGGAGGCAATTATGCACTGGTTCTCCCAGGGAGCGAGCTCTGAAAAATCTAAACAACTGCGCAAAAACCAGGGG CTCCTAAAGTTCATCCAGtggctggaggaggcagaggacGAGTCATCTGAGGAGGACGGAGAGTGA